In a single window of the Cucumis melo cultivar AY chromosome 11, USDA_Cmelo_AY_1.0, whole genome shotgun sequence genome:
- the LOC103497955 gene encoding 60S acidic ribosomal protein P2B-like yields the protein MKVVAAYLLAVLGGNTSPGVDDVKAILNSVGVEIDEERITLLLSEVKGKDVTELIASGREKLASVPSGGGAIAVSASAGGAAGGGAAPAPAEQKKEEKVEEKEESDDDMGFSLFD from the exons ATGAAGGTAGTCGCTGCATATTTGTTGGCCGTTCTAGGTGGCAACACCAGCCCCGGAGTCGATGATGTGAAGGCTATTCTTAATTCAG TTGGGGTTGAGATAGATGAAGAGAGGATCACCTTGCTCCTATCGGAAGTTAAAGGAAAGGATGTCACAGAGTTGATAGCCTCAGGACGGGAGAAGTTGGCATCAGTGCCGTCTGGTGGTGGTGCAATCGCCGTCTCCGCCTCTGCCGGCGGTGCCGCTGGTGGTGGTGCAGCACCAGCCCCAGCCGagcagaagaaagaagagaaggtCGAGGAGAAAGAAGAATCCGACGAT GATATGGGTTTCAGCCTCTTTGACTAA